From Citricoccus sp. SGAir0253, a single genomic window includes:
- a CDS encoding acetyl-CoA carboxylase biotin carboxylase subunit gives MFTTVLIANRGEIACRIIRTLRSLGIRSVAVYSDADAGARHVRLADASVRLGPAPAAQSYLDAEAVIAAARATGAEAVHPGYGFLAENAAFARACEEAGLVFIGPTAESIRVMGDKITAKNAVHERGVPTVPGIARPGLTNEELAAAAGDVGYPLLIKPSAGGGGKGMHVVEAPDRLHAALEAARREAAASFGDDTLFLERYVTTPRHIEVQVLADAHGNVIHLGERECSLQRRHQKVIEEAPSPLLDEATRARIGRAACDTARSVDYRGAGTVEFIVPADAPDEFFFMEMNTRLQVEHPVTEQVTGVDLVEQQLRIAAGEPLALAQEDVVLDGHSIEARVYAEDPAAGFLPTGGTVEHVRHPAADGVRVDTALEDGLVVSVDYDPMLAKVITWGRDREEARRRLVAALEDTAVVGFTTNVEFLRALLRLPDVVAGDLDTGLIARELDGLAAATPTERDFREAALLMDAARGTAAGPWHRRDGWRLGEAAPRRIRLVAADGTRATVRLAGSVEAPRVLTEDGELPARVRRDGHWATVTLDGVGRGFTAVVGPEGVQLAREGALFDIRRERADHGVDAEASSDPTLVSPMPGTVLLAPVADGDAVAEGDPVVVVEAMKMEHVIRSTVAGTVRLHAAVGDAVARGQVLAVITPAGASDDGAPEGAAGGTIGGPDGRGIPDERDQHDQHEEGSAA, from the coding sequence CCGCCCAGAGCTACCTGGACGCCGAGGCCGTGATCGCCGCGGCGCGGGCCACCGGCGCCGAGGCCGTCCACCCGGGCTACGGGTTCCTGGCCGAGAACGCCGCGTTCGCCCGGGCCTGCGAGGAGGCCGGGCTGGTCTTCATCGGCCCGACGGCGGAGTCGATCCGCGTGATGGGGGACAAGATCACCGCGAAGAACGCGGTGCACGAGCGCGGGGTCCCCACGGTGCCCGGCATCGCCCGGCCCGGGCTGACGAACGAGGAACTGGCCGCTGCGGCCGGGGACGTCGGCTACCCGCTGCTCATCAAGCCCTCCGCGGGCGGCGGCGGCAAGGGCATGCACGTCGTCGAGGCGCCCGATCGGCTGCACGCCGCGCTGGAGGCCGCGCGCCGCGAGGCGGCCGCGAGCTTCGGCGACGACACCCTGTTCCTCGAGCGCTACGTGACGACGCCACGGCACATCGAGGTCCAGGTCCTCGCGGACGCCCACGGCAACGTCATCCACCTCGGCGAGCGCGAGTGCTCGCTGCAGCGCCGGCACCAGAAGGTCATCGAGGAGGCGCCGTCCCCGCTGCTGGACGAGGCCACCCGCGCCCGGATCGGCCGGGCCGCGTGCGACACCGCACGGTCCGTGGACTACCGCGGGGCGGGCACGGTGGAGTTCATCGTCCCGGCCGATGCCCCGGACGAGTTCTTCTTCATGGAGATGAACACCCGCCTGCAGGTCGAGCACCCCGTCACGGAGCAGGTCACCGGCGTGGACCTGGTGGAGCAGCAGCTGCGGATCGCCGCCGGCGAGCCGCTCGCGCTGGCCCAGGAGGACGTCGTCCTGGACGGGCACTCGATCGAGGCCCGGGTGTACGCCGAGGACCCCGCCGCCGGCTTCCTGCCCACCGGCGGGACGGTGGAGCACGTGCGGCACCCGGCCGCTGACGGCGTGCGCGTGGACACCGCCCTGGAGGACGGCCTCGTCGTCTCCGTGGACTACGACCCCATGCTGGCCAAGGTCATCACGTGGGGCCGGGACCGCGAGGAGGCCCGGCGCCGGCTCGTCGCCGCCCTCGAGGACACGGCCGTCGTCGGGTTCACCACGAACGTCGAGTTCCTGCGCGCGCTGCTGCGGCTGCCGGACGTCGTGGCCGGGGACCTCGACACCGGGCTGATCGCCCGCGAACTCGACGGCCTCGCGGCCGCCACGCCCACCGAGCGCGACTTCCGCGAGGCCGCCCTGCTCATGGACGCCGCCCGCGGCACGGCGGCGGGCCCGTGGCACCGCCGCGACGGCTGGCGGCTCGGCGAGGCCGCGCCCCGGCGGATCCGCCTCGTCGCCGCGGACGGCACCCGCGCCACGGTCCGCCTGGCCGGGAGCGTGGAGGCGCCGCGCGTGCTCACCGAGGACGGCGAGCTGCCGGCCCGGGTGCGCCGGGACGGGCACTGGGCCACCGTGACCCTCGACGGCGTCGGGCGCGGCTTCACCGCCGTCGTGGGCCCCGAGGGCGTCCAGCTCGCCCGCGAGGGCGCGCTGTTCGACATCCGCCGCGAGCGCGCCGACCACGGCGTGGACGCCGAGGCCAGCTCGGACCCCACCCTGGTCTCCCCGATGCCGGGCACCGTGCTGCTGGCCCCCGTGGCCGACGGCGACGCGGTCGCCGAGGGCGACCCCGTCGTCGTCGTGGAGGCGATGAAGATGGAGCACGTCATCCGCTCCACGGTGGCCGGGACCGTGCGGCTGCACGCGGCCGTGGGGGATGCGGTGGCCCGCGGGCAGGTCCTGGCGGTCATCACCCCGGCCGGGGCCTCCGACGATGGCGCCCCCGAGGGGGCCGCCGGCGGGACGATCGGCGGGCCGGACGGCCGGGGCATCCCGGACGAGCGGGACCAGCACGACCAGCACGAGGAGGGATCGGCGGCATGA